The following proteins come from a genomic window of Alicyclobacillus dauci:
- a CDS encoding ABC-F family ATP-binding cassette domain-containing protein — protein sequence MNILSADNVCKSYGEKILLNHVSFGIEDTDRIGLIGVNGAGKSSLLKIIAGLDTQDSGTITLAGRVTVHYLPQEPTFDPDATVLHQVFHGDLPVMRLLREYEETTQSLAEDPESQELQARLIRLQGRLDEMDAWQLEHEAKIILTRLGISNFHAKVGTLSGGQRKRVAMARALIQPSDLLILDEPTNHIDNESVEWLESYLQRRKGALFMVTHDRYFLDRVVNRIFELNHGHIYQYPGNYWKFIEMKVAREAEERVSEEKRQNFLRNEIEWIKKGPRARGTKQKARTERYYEILEQTPMGTEEEVQLSTASTRLGKSVIELRQVWKAYEGRTLVADFSYIVLRDDRIGIVGPNGAGKSTLLKMMIGRMQPDQGEVSIGSTVKIGYFSQEHEDMDTSQRVIDYIRDEAEYVQTADGETISAGQMLERFLFPGPLQWTPIAKLSGGEKRRLALLRMLMSAPNVLVLDEPTNDLDIPTLAILESYLDEFPGAVITVSHDRYFLDNVVDKIFAFEGNGKISVHFGDFSDYAATKRSESDGAPVTATADGGAKAAQADKDETTRRTHQRETLKFTFKEQKEYDEIDDRIEETEAALKRVADEMVRHADDHVRLQELFTEQQQLESHLEHLMDRWTYLNELAEKIEQSRKS from the coding sequence ATGAACATTTTATCCGCAGATAACGTGTGTAAGAGTTATGGTGAAAAAATTCTCCTGAATCATGTCTCTTTTGGAATTGAAGATACGGATAGAATTGGTCTCATCGGCGTGAACGGTGCAGGGAAATCCTCGCTGTTGAAAATCATCGCCGGGTTGGATACGCAGGACAGCGGAACCATTACGCTCGCGGGACGTGTCACGGTTCACTATTTGCCACAGGAGCCGACGTTCGATCCCGACGCAACAGTTCTCCATCAAGTTTTTCACGGGGACTTACCGGTCATGCGGCTGCTTCGCGAGTACGAGGAGACGACCCAGTCATTGGCTGAGGACCCGGAGTCCCAGGAGCTTCAAGCCCGGCTCATTCGTTTGCAAGGGCGTTTGGATGAAATGGATGCGTGGCAACTTGAGCACGAAGCGAAGATCATTCTGACGCGGCTCGGCATTTCCAACTTTCATGCAAAAGTTGGGACCCTGTCTGGCGGCCAACGCAAGCGAGTCGCCATGGCACGAGCGCTCATTCAGCCTTCCGATTTGCTCATATTGGACGAGCCCACAAACCACATCGACAACGAGAGTGTGGAGTGGCTCGAAAGCTACCTGCAACGTCGCAAAGGCGCACTGTTTATGGTCACGCACGACAGGTATTTCTTAGACAGGGTCGTCAATCGGATTTTCGAGTTGAACCACGGCCACATTTACCAGTATCCCGGAAACTACTGGAAGTTCATCGAAATGAAAGTCGCCAGAGAAGCAGAAGAGCGGGTGTCGGAGGAGAAGCGGCAAAACTTTTTGCGCAACGAGATCGAGTGGATTAAAAAAGGTCCACGAGCGCGTGGCACCAAACAAAAGGCGCGCACAGAGCGGTATTACGAAATCCTTGAGCAAACACCGATGGGGACCGAGGAAGAGGTGCAGCTGTCCACCGCCAGCACGCGACTCGGAAAGTCTGTCATTGAACTTCGTCAGGTGTGGAAAGCGTACGAGGGTCGGACGTTGGTTGCGGACTTCAGTTATATCGTTCTGCGGGATGATCGGATTGGCATTGTGGGGCCAAATGGTGCGGGGAAGTCGACGCTGCTCAAAATGATGATCGGGCGTATGCAGCCGGATCAGGGGGAAGTGTCAATCGGATCGACCGTTAAGATTGGCTACTTCAGCCAAGAGCATGAGGATATGGACACGAGTCAGCGGGTCATCGATTACATCCGCGACGAGGCGGAATACGTCCAGACAGCGGACGGCGAAACCATTTCAGCTGGGCAGATGTTGGAGCGATTCCTCTTCCCGGGACCACTTCAGTGGACGCCAATCGCGAAGCTGTCGGGTGGAGAGAAGCGGCGCCTCGCTCTGTTGCGGATGCTGATGTCGGCGCCCAACGTGCTGGTGCTGGACGAGCCCACCAACGATCTCGACATCCCCACCCTCGCCATCCTTGAGTCGTACTTGGATGAATTCCCGGGAGCGGTCATTACGGTTTCCCACGACAGGTACTTTTTGGACAATGTCGTGGACAAGATTTTCGCATTCGAAGGCAACGGCAAGATTTCTGTCCATTTCGGCGATTTCTCCGATTATGCTGCTACAAAGAGATCGGAGTCGGACGGGGCACCTGTGACGGCGACCGCCGACGGGGGGGCGAAAGCCGCGCAGGCCGACAAGGATGAGACCACACGCCGCACACATCAGCGTGAGACGCTCAAGTTCACATTTAAGGAGCAGAAGGAGTACGACGAGATCGACGATCGAATCGAGGAAACGGAAGCGGCCCTTAAGCGTGTGGCTGACGAAATGGTGCGTCACGCAGACGATCACGTCCGCCTCCAGGAACTATTCACAGAACAGCAGCAACTCGAGAGCCACTTGGAGCACTTGATGGATCGCTGGACGTACCTCAATGAACTGGCCGAGAAAATTGAACAGAGTCGAAAGTCTTAA
- a CDS encoding uracil-xanthine permease family protein → MKSFLRSAPLSFQHVFAMFGATVLVPFLTGLDPGSTLVASGVGTLIFHLITRGKVPTYLGSSFAFIAPLALFVGKHHEPGQAVTGLISVSVVYAILSLIITAIGFERVRKAIPPVVVGPVVAIIGLSLAQTAIQSEASTHWDVAIISLLAAILSSIAGPKQARIIPILVGIIVGYIYSVIRGLVAFGGVSQAAWIQVPHFHAPAFSWQAILAMAPIALVTMVEDLGHMFVLNEITGRDVTKSPGFASILLGNGVATLISAFLGGPAETTYAENLGVLAMTRQFSSRIIQGAAVIAIILGLLGKFGALIHSIPPAVMGGIGILLYGMIAAMGIRHMIEEKVQLTNMKNLIIVAVIFIVGVGYSNNGIAFATLAGLIIYWLIPDVASRKERAIDSK, encoded by the coding sequence GTGAAATCGTTTCTCAGGAGCGCACCCCTTTCCTTTCAGCATGTGTTCGCCATGTTTGGCGCGACAGTGCTCGTTCCGTTTCTAACTGGACTCGATCCCGGTTCAACCCTCGTCGCAAGCGGCGTTGGGACGTTGATTTTCCACTTGATAACGCGTGGGAAAGTTCCAACGTATCTCGGGTCATCATTCGCATTTATCGCACCACTCGCCCTATTCGTAGGTAAACACCACGAGCCAGGACAAGCGGTGACCGGACTTATCAGCGTTTCAGTGGTATACGCTATTCTCTCCCTTATCATTACCGCCATCGGATTCGAGCGGGTTCGCAAAGCGATTCCGCCGGTTGTCGTGGGTCCCGTAGTGGCCATCATCGGTTTGTCGCTGGCGCAGACGGCTATCCAATCCGAGGCGTCGACACATTGGGATGTTGCTATCATCAGTCTCCTCGCTGCCATTCTCTCATCCATCGCCGGACCCAAACAGGCACGTATCATTCCCATTCTCGTGGGCATCATCGTTGGCTATATCTACTCTGTCATTCGTGGCTTGGTGGCATTCGGTGGTGTCTCGCAGGCAGCTTGGATACAGGTGCCACATTTTCACGCGCCAGCGTTTAGTTGGCAAGCGATTCTTGCCATGGCGCCCATTGCGCTCGTGACCATGGTCGAAGACTTGGGCCACATGTTTGTGCTCAATGAGATTACAGGTCGAGATGTCACCAAGAGTCCTGGTTTCGCATCCATCCTGTTAGGAAACGGCGTGGCTACTTTGATATCCGCCTTTCTGGGCGGCCCAGCTGAGACGACGTACGCTGAAAATTTAGGGGTACTGGCCATGACCAGGCAGTTTTCGAGTCGAATCATACAGGGGGCGGCCGTGATCGCGATTATCCTTGGTTTACTCGGGAAATTCGGAGCCCTCATTCACTCCATTCCGCCGGCGGTAATGGGCGGAATCGGGATTTTGTTGTACGGGATGATCGCGGCCATGGGGATTCGGCATATGATCGAGGAAAAAGTGCAGCTTACGAACATGAAAAACCTGATCATTGTGGCGGTCATCTTCATCGTCGGTGTCGGTTACAGTAATAACGGGATCGCTTTTGCGACGCTCGCTGGGCTCATCATTTACTGGCTCATCCCAGACGTTGCGAGTCGCAAAGAGCGCGCAATAGACAGTAAATAA
- a CDS encoding MFS transporter has product MKGQIALRSTVVKLRGFYFSTGLSGGILVPYISILLEHDGFQSGTVGIVMAIGTFISLLTQPIWGYVVDRFQMTRLTLAMSSMFPGLLAILFDANWLWVIVLANSLWNIFTSPQSPISDAYTVVNAPRAGATYGSVRMFGSLGFAIGGYLSGEYLARFPVTSLWIPYLVVAALGAAIAFYFPQDRVEFASTISIRSGITSLMRNKRFVFFLLGGFLVSQTLTAFNTYFALTFRAMGGSLAMTGVAFFIASGTNVPAMLIARNVIQRLGRERTLLIACVAYVLRWAVQAFLPIPWLALVIQILHGISFGFYYVAAVDFVSENASRDMQATAQSIFGMICSGLAGIVGNLLNGFLLRYGGPELMYSVCMVSSLIGAGCFLVVARLRTTSVIHPSEEDVPETIH; this is encoded by the coding sequence TTGAAGGGACAGATAGCGTTGCGGTCAACCGTGGTCAAACTTCGAGGGTTCTACTTCTCTACAGGCCTGTCTGGTGGAATTCTTGTTCCATATATATCCATTCTCCTCGAGCATGACGGGTTTCAAAGTGGAACAGTGGGTATCGTAATGGCCATCGGGACGTTCATTTCACTGTTGACGCAGCCGATTTGGGGATACGTGGTCGATCGATTCCAAATGACTCGATTGACACTTGCAATGAGTTCCATGTTCCCTGGCTTATTGGCTATCTTGTTCGACGCGAATTGGCTGTGGGTCATTGTCTTAGCCAATTCCCTGTGGAACATCTTCACCTCGCCGCAGTCACCGATTTCTGACGCGTATACGGTCGTCAACGCGCCGCGGGCCGGCGCTACGTACGGGTCCGTCCGCATGTTCGGCAGCTTGGGTTTTGCCATCGGCGGCTACTTAAGCGGAGAGTATCTCGCTCGTTTCCCGGTGACGTCATTGTGGATCCCCTACCTTGTTGTAGCAGCACTGGGTGCGGCCATTGCCTTCTATTTCCCCCAAGATAGAGTTGAATTTGCCAGCACCATTTCCATCCGCAGCGGAATCACGTCCCTCATGAGGAACAAACGATTTGTTTTCTTTCTTCTCGGCGGATTTCTCGTCAGTCAGACATTGACTGCTTTCAATACATACTTTGCCTTGACATTTCGTGCGATGGGCGGCTCGCTCGCAATGACGGGCGTCGCATTTTTTATAGCATCCGGCACGAATGTGCCAGCCATGCTCATCGCACGGAACGTTATTCAGCGGTTAGGACGGGAACGAACCCTCCTCATTGCATGTGTCGCGTACGTCTTGCGCTGGGCCGTTCAAGCGTTTCTGCCGATACCGTGGTTAGCTCTCGTCATCCAGATCCTCCACGGCATTTCGTTCGGGTTCTACTACGTCGCTGCAGTCGATTTTGTTTCGGAAAACGCATCGCGGGATATGCAAGCGACTGCACAGAGTATTTTCGGCATGATCTGTTCCGGACTGGCAGGTATCGTTGGCAATCTACTCAACGGATTTCTCTTGCGCTACGGGGGTCCGGAGCTCATGTACAGCGTCTGCATGGTGAGTTCACTGATTGGCGCAGGTTGTTTTCTTGTTGTCGCTCGACTCCGAACCACCTCCGTAATCCACCCTTCAGAGGAGGACGTGCCAGAGACTATCCATTGA
- a CDS encoding SDR family oxidoreductase — MGFPPQQQPQPGIESVMSPRPVFDNPNYKAADKLLGKVAIVTGGDSGIGRAVSIAFAKEGADVVIPYYDEHGDAEETKQYVKAYGRRCTLIPGDLGDEQHCKEIVAYAMRKHGRVDILVNNAGVQFAQDNLLGIERHQLEFTCRVNIFAPFWLTKAILPQMSKGSSIVNTASIVAYRGEPMLIDYSATKGAIVSFTRSLASSLADKGIRVNAVAPGPIWTPLIPASFPPDRVTTFGDSAPMKRAGQPFEVAPAYVFLASDDASYISGQVIHVNGGSIVNG; from the coding sequence ATGGGTTTCCCTCCTCAACAACAACCACAGCCTGGGATTGAGTCTGTCATGTCTCCACGCCCAGTTTTCGATAATCCAAACTATAAAGCTGCTGATAAGCTACTTGGCAAAGTTGCCATTGTCACGGGTGGCGACAGTGGAATTGGGAGAGCCGTATCGATCGCGTTCGCAAAAGAAGGAGCGGACGTCGTTATCCCCTACTACGATGAGCACGGTGATGCGGAAGAGACTAAGCAATACGTGAAAGCATACGGTCGCAGATGTACGCTGATCCCAGGAGATCTTGGAGATGAGCAACACTGCAAAGAGATTGTCGCATACGCGATGCGGAAACATGGTCGAGTCGATATTTTAGTGAACAACGCTGGGGTTCAGTTTGCACAGGACAATCTATTAGGCATTGAAAGACACCAGTTAGAGTTTACTTGTAGAGTGAACATTTTTGCGCCGTTTTGGTTGACAAAAGCGATTTTGCCCCAAATGAGCAAGGGGAGTTCCATCGTGAACACTGCCTCTATCGTTGCTTACAGGGGGGAGCCCATGCTCATCGATTACTCTGCAACAAAGGGTGCAATCGTGTCCTTTACCCGATCACTGGCGAGCTCTCTAGCCGATAAAGGAATTCGCGTCAACGCAGTAGCGCCTGGGCCGATTTGGACGCCACTCATCCCGGCGTCGTTCCCGCCGGATCGGGTGACTACATTTGGTGATAGCGCGCCAATGAAGCGAGCTGGACAGCCATTTGAGGTGGCACCCGCCTATGTGTTTCTGGCCTCAGATGATGCGTCTTATATCTCCGGTCAGGTGATTCACGTGAACGGCGGATCGATTGTCAATGGATAG
- the msrA gene encoding peptide-methionine (S)-S-oxide reductase MsrA encodes MEREGVQRQELATFAGGCFWCMVKPFEEWPGIIKVVSGYTGGTKENPTYEEVCSETTGHYEAVQITFDPDVFAYERLLQVYWQQIDPTDAGGQFYDRGSSYKTAIFYHNDEQRLAAEKSKNELAESGRFQKTIVTEILPAGPFYPAEEYHQDYHRKNSAHYNRYRMASGRDAFIERHWGK; translated from the coding sequence ATGGAGCGTGAGGGCGTACAACGGCAGGAATTAGCCACGTTCGCGGGCGGTTGCTTCTGGTGTATGGTGAAGCCGTTCGAGGAATGGCCGGGCATTATCAAAGTCGTTTCCGGTTACACGGGTGGAACGAAAGAGAATCCGACATATGAGGAAGTATGCTCTGAGACGACAGGGCACTATGAAGCCGTTCAAATCACGTTCGATCCGGATGTGTTCGCGTACGAGAGACTGCTCCAAGTTTATTGGCAGCAGATCGATCCGACAGACGCCGGTGGTCAATTCTACGACCGCGGTTCATCGTACAAGACGGCAATTTTTTATCACAACGACGAACAACGACTCGCTGCGGAGAAGTCGAAGAACGAACTCGCGGAGAGCGGAAGATTTCAAAAAACGATTGTCACTGAAATTCTACCGGCTGGTCCGTTCTATCCGGCGGAGGAGTATCATCAAGATTATCACAGAAAAAATTCGGCGCATTACAATCGCTATCGCATGGCATCCGGTCGCGACGCCTTTATTGAGCGTCATTGGGGCAAGTAG